From one Variovorax sp. PBL-H6 genomic stretch:
- the glyA gene encoding serine hydroxymethyltransferase — translation MYNRQTLVEQTDPEIWAAIQAEHTRQEQHIELIASENYASPAVMAAQGSQLTNKYAEGYPGKRYYGGCEHVDVAEQLAIDRVKQLFGADAANVQAHCGASANEAVMLAFLKPGDTIMGMSLAEGGHLTHGMPLNMSGKWFNVVSYGLNDKEEIDYDAMERKAHDAMPKLIIAGASAYSLRIDFERFAKVAKDVGAIFMVDIAHYAGLVAAGVYPNPVPHADVVTSTTHKSLRGPRGGIILMKSQHEKAINSAIFPGLQGGPLMHVIAAKAVAFKEALSPEFKTYQQQVVKNAQIVAETLSARGLRIVSGRTESHVMLVDLRAKGITGKEAESVLGSAHMTINKNAIPNDPEKPMVTSGVRIGTPAMTTRGFKDEEARATANLIADVLDDPRDGATIEAVRAKVHALTSRFPVYR, via the coding sequence ATGTACAACCGCCAGACCCTGGTCGAACAGACCGATCCCGAAATCTGGGCCGCCATCCAGGCCGAGCACACTCGCCAGGAACAGCATATCGAGCTGATTGCGAGCGAGAACTACGCATCACCGGCCGTCATGGCCGCGCAAGGCTCGCAGCTCACCAACAAATACGCCGAGGGCTATCCCGGCAAGCGCTACTACGGCGGCTGCGAGCATGTCGATGTAGCCGAACAGCTGGCCATAGATCGAGTCAAGCAGCTCTTCGGTGCCGATGCTGCCAACGTGCAGGCCCATTGCGGCGCCTCGGCGAACGAGGCCGTGATGCTGGCCTTCCTCAAGCCCGGCGACACCATCATGGGCATGAGCCTGGCCGAAGGCGGCCACCTGACCCATGGCATGCCGCTCAACATGAGCGGCAAATGGTTCAACGTCGTGAGCTACGGGCTCAACGACAAGGAAGAAATCGACTACGACGCGATGGAACGCAAGGCGCACGATGCCATGCCCAAGCTGATCATCGCGGGCGCCTCGGCCTATTCGCTGCGCATCGACTTCGAGCGCTTCGCCAAGGTCGCCAAGGATGTCGGCGCCATCTTCATGGTCGACATCGCCCACTACGCAGGCCTGGTCGCGGCCGGCGTGTACCCCAATCCCGTCCCCCATGCCGACGTGGTGACCTCCACCACCCACAAGAGCCTTCGCGGCCCGCGTGGCGGCATCATCCTGATGAAATCGCAGCACGAGAAGGCGATCAACAGCGCTATCTTTCCGGGCCTGCAAGGCGGTCCGCTGATGCACGTGATCGCGGCCAAGGCGGTGGCCTTCAAGGAGGCGCTGTCGCCGGAGTTCAAGACCTACCAGCAGCAGGTCGTGAAGAATGCGCAGATCGTGGCCGAGACGCTGAGCGCACGCGGGTTGCGCATCGTCAGCGGTCGCACGGAAAGCCACGTGATGCTCGTCGATCTGCGTGCCAAGGGCATCACAGGCAAAGAGGCCGAGAGCGTGCTGGGCAGTGCTCACATGACGATCAACAAGAACGCCATTCCCAACGACCCCGAGAAGCCAATGGTGACAAGCGGCGTGCGCATCGGCACGCCGGCCATGACCACGCGCGGCTTCAAGGACGAAGAGGCGCGTGCCACCGCCAACCTGATCGCCGACGTGCTGGACGACCCGCGCGATGGCGCCACGATCGAGGCGGTCCGCGCCAAGGTGCACGCGCTGACCAGCCGCTTCCCGGTCTACCGCTGA
- the nrdR gene encoding transcriptional regulator NrdR gives MKCPFCGHLETQVVETRVSEDADFVRRRRQCGTCEKRFTTYERPDVNFPVVVKKDGSRADFDAKKVRASMMLALRKRPVSIEQIDHALLRIEQKLLSSGLREIESTKVGELVMRELKRMDKVAYVRFASVYRSFEDVDEFRQLLRDI, from the coding sequence ATGAAGTGCCCTTTTTGCGGTCATCTGGAAACGCAGGTCGTCGAGACCCGCGTGTCGGAGGATGCTGACTTCGTGCGGCGCCGCCGTCAGTGCGGCACCTGCGAAAAGCGCTTCACCACCTATGAGCGGCCAGACGTCAACTTCCCGGTGGTGGTCAAGAAGGACGGCAGCCGCGCCGACTTCGACGCGAAAAAAGTCCGCGCCTCGATGATGCTGGCGCTGCGCAAACGCCCGGTAAGCATCGAGCAGATCGACCATGCGCTGTTGCGTATCGAGCAGAAGCTGTTGTCGAGCGGATTGCGCGAAATCGAATCGACCAAGGTCGGCGAGCTCGTGATGCGCGAGCTCAAGCGCATGGACAAAGTGGCTTACGTGCGCTTTGCCTCCGTCTATCGCAGCTTCGAGGACGTGGACGAGTTCAGGCAGTTGCTGCGCGATATCTGA
- the pilV gene encoding type IV pilus modification protein PilV, whose protein sequence is MRSSIQGRSRTTGFSLIEVLVALVVLSFGLLGMVGMQAMALQNNREARLQSVAVDLARELAEMMRGNKDVSMLATANPYVGNFSGTALAPATKSSCLSVGSNCSDTTEVARAEITEWLARVETNLPGARVTICPDSAPYNPAGLPQWACTSNAATDVMVVKIGWSRMSTNASAATQDRVIRANDDSQPGVILTVTAGSTT, encoded by the coding sequence GTGCGATCGAGCATTCAAGGGCGCAGCCGGACGACGGGCTTTTCGTTGATCGAAGTGCTTGTCGCGCTTGTCGTCCTCTCATTCGGGTTGCTTGGCATGGTCGGTATGCAGGCAATGGCCTTGCAGAACAACCGCGAAGCACGCCTGCAGTCCGTTGCCGTCGACTTGGCGCGCGAACTCGCCGAAATGATGCGAGGCAACAAGGATGTCTCAATGTTGGCGACTGCCAACCCTTATGTGGGCAACTTCTCCGGCACGGCCCTGGCGCCTGCGACCAAGTCTTCCTGCCTTTCGGTCGGCTCCAATTGCAGCGACACGACTGAGGTGGCCCGTGCCGAAATTACTGAATGGCTCGCTCGTGTCGAAACGAATCTTCCAGGCGCGCGCGTGACGATCTGCCCGGATTCGGCACCCTACAACCCCGCAGGACTGCCGCAATGGGCCTGCACATCGAACGCGGCCACCGACGTCATGGTCGTCAAGATCGGATGGAGTCGCATGTCGACGAATGCGAGTGCCGCCACGCAGGACCGAGTCATCCGAGCCAACGACGATAGTCAACCGGGCGTCATCCTGACCGTGACGGCGGGTAGCACGACGTGA
- a CDS encoding PilW family protein has translation MKRSPTLPRRRQERRRLAGMTLVELLVAMALGLLVTLAATAALVVARRGFTTVDAASQLRDNARFATDAIQRLAVQAGYRDLSYAASRRGNAIGISADPVPNISGFDNGIANRTSADTVTARTASDGYGDVLILRHQASETFPGSGEIDASMIDCAGYTADALAANRDDMRTSIFFVASSNDGEPTLMCYRSKNGSPPFAGSVPLVRGVENFQVLYGVDGVIAKTAIDPTNISMKADTVPEKYLRAEQLTVAGNDVATRANWRRVRSLRIGLVLRSEVGATQELKTQTLYPLGGPAFGSSDDVGTIFTAPADGRVRQVVSFTVHLRNDQGL, from the coding sequence GTGAAGAGATCGCCGACCCTACCCCGCCGTCGCCAGGAGCGCCGCCGCCTGGCCGGCATGACGCTTGTCGAGTTGCTCGTCGCAATGGCGCTCGGCTTGCTCGTCACCCTCGCGGCCACTGCCGCTCTGGTTGTCGCACGCCGCGGCTTCACGACCGTTGACGCGGCGTCGCAATTACGCGACAACGCGCGCTTTGCTACCGACGCCATTCAGCGTCTAGCAGTTCAAGCGGGTTACAGGGACCTCTCCTACGCTGCCAGTCGACGCGGTAATGCCATCGGCATCAGCGCCGATCCCGTGCCGAACATATCCGGTTTCGACAATGGCATAGCGAATAGGACTTCCGCGGACACGGTCACCGCACGCACCGCCAGCGACGGCTATGGCGATGTGCTGATCCTGCGTCATCAGGCCAGCGAGACCTTCCCGGGCTCAGGCGAGATCGACGCGTCCATGATCGATTGCGCCGGCTATACCGCCGATGCGCTGGCGGCAAACCGAGACGATATGCGCACGAGCATTTTCTTCGTGGCCTCGTCCAATGACGGCGAGCCGACGCTCATGTGCTACCGATCGAAAAACGGTTCTCCGCCTTTCGCAGGGTCCGTACCGCTCGTGCGAGGGGTGGAAAACTTCCAGGTGCTGTATGGCGTGGATGGCGTAATCGCCAAAACTGCCATCGATCCCACCAACATCAGCATGAAGGCCGACACCGTACCGGAGAAGTACCTGCGTGCCGAGCAGCTCACAGTGGCGGGAAACGATGTGGCGACGCGCGCCAATTGGCGGCGCGTGCGCAGCCTGCGGATTGGACTGGTCCTGCGAAGCGAGGTCGGGGCGACACAGGAACTGAAGACCCAGACGCTGTATCCCCTCGGTGGGCCCGCCTTCGGCTCGAGCGACGACGTGGGAACGATCTTCACGGCCCCAGCCGACGGCAGGGTACGGCAGGTCGTGAGCTTCACCGTTCATTTGCGGAACGACCAAGGGTTGTAA
- a CDS encoding pilus assembly PilX family protein, producing the protein MIVVLLILIVVSILGVGGAQIALQAEHGARNDRDMQIAWQAAEAALQDAEFDIHGPGVTSRSAMLGSMPNPLDFVQDCGKASDGVKRVGLCALVQTGKPAWQTVNFTATDASARTVKFGTFTARDFASGGGTLTGVQPFQAPRYVIEPIPDPDNRNLSLSNAYIYRITAMGFGPRQDIQAVTQIIYRN; encoded by the coding sequence TTGATCGTGGTACTGCTCATCCTGATCGTCGTGTCGATCCTTGGTGTCGGCGGCGCGCAGATCGCCTTGCAGGCCGAGCACGGCGCTCGCAACGACCGCGACATGCAAATTGCCTGGCAAGCAGCCGAAGCCGCCCTGCAGGACGCGGAGTTCGATATCCACGGTCCCGGAGTCACCAGTCGCAGTGCCATGCTGGGCTCGATGCCGAACCCTCTGGATTTCGTCCAGGACTGCGGCAAGGCCAGCGACGGAGTCAAAAGGGTGGGGCTTTGCGCACTTGTCCAAACCGGAAAGCCTGCCTGGCAGACCGTGAACTTCACCGCCACCGATGCCTCTGCACGCACGGTCAAGTTCGGCACCTTTACCGCGAGAGACTTTGCCTCCGGCGGTGGAACGCTTACTGGCGTCCAGCCCTTCCAGGCGCCGCGTTACGTGATCGAGCCCATCCCGGATCCGGACAACCGCAATCTCTCTTTGTCCAACGCCTACATCTACCGAATCACCGCGATGGGGTTCGGCCCGCGCCAGGACATCCAGGCCGTCACTCAAATCATTTACAGAAACTAG
- a CDS encoding pilus assembly protein has product MLDLLRNPVGRSGRRLRPGLQRLLVGLVIPAVAIVLSIAVRSQTAAPSIPPVSLSSDPLFSTTSGDKPALALALSVEFPTAGAQYLKGPNDATDDSYSNTNEYLGYYDAESCYAYNDKPTETPRAGESLSDYKRFDRTGAATQRMCEDAFSGNFLNWASSSAVDMLRLALSGGDRSIDREDLTILQRAYISNGDPFCAWNTSTFPAKQLLRNGGNAGAYWGAVPIAMRTAAGSNDIWIASALNQIYFGTARSGACGSTDTLAYTLGAPANLYLPALGPVQIRSQALPSDASVCAGEGDICLVAGIREVWYGADTRWAVAPATGTIGCGGIGGDPAPGVYKHCYTRSYSGTWSPPASPPTTGPPALNTDGFFYSRVKVCDQDSDGALVDERGYPFCTRYPNGKYKPTGTIQKYSDSLRLAAFGYALDQTPTCCNGRYGGVLRAPMKYVGSKTFDEYGQENTPAGGNPASEWDMTTGIFKPNPDGDTSQTPAISGVVNYLNKFGRTGKPGRYKIYDPISELHYEALRYLQGLPPSPDAISNLTPQMYDGFPIYTDWSAHDPYANRPANGNYACLKSNIVMLGDINSNDSYRYSRFPAFNAAGNVPNFTAWFNTVAAFENGTALSYIDGQGQPRTTSNPNAPNPTALDRNKFALVGPAYWANTHDIRGTGWTEAPNKQRPGLRVKTFAFDVNQYGTGNDAANRRNRNQLFTAAKYGGFESNFSSKAVDKPYNNWGNPFVNEDGVANNDVWQDPTRPGEPNSFFLQSDARGILRAFDSIFAIASTQARSIAGAATRSSSLTEGVDNAIFQAEFDTTNWSGDLLALPLSLDAANAVSISETPSWRADDQLNKRVNAVADRNIVVGRPGATTVPAASSFTWDDIGTDLQQALNKPGPSSVADGLGKDRLAFIRGDHSKEGTVFRNRQGKRLGDIINSGVTYSGKPSSTINSTTYAGFASTNASRTPAVFVGANDGMLHAFDADTGGELFGYIPSWLGPKLSSLTSKTYLSNHQSFVDATPVVAEAQVGSANASTDWKTVLVGGTGAGGRGVYALDVTDPSTFSAANVMWEFTPADDIDPNDSNYSLGNVVGRPEILKFRTSAPDASPTFKWFAVVASGVNNYVPDSEGRFSETGKPAVYLLDLAKQPGAAWSLGTNYYKISFPTDSALSATKPTGVVNFKAALGAQQEVTKLFVGDLHGKLWKLDFRPHGSSNWNIGKLSAFNAGSDTSPQPYPLYVAKDASGGVQPISAAPMLVRGEGKESIYVAFGTGKYLEAADRASTGGNSFYVIHDDGTKDPDGGTSPVTSAITDRGRLKAGTFNSTTGALDVLPFVWGRATSDTDSTQRSGWYFDFPDTGERQVSGISLAQDTLIFSSLKPDASATTSTCGAGGGTGREYLINVDTGDGNSTASTVGLLGESIAMTIESATTSTTTDSTGRRRRVIKTQTLTQGSLGVKAQSAVTSEQIAGRLSWRQVYNYQDLKAAP; this is encoded by the coding sequence ATGCTTGATCTTCTCCGCAACCCCGTGGGCCGGTCTGGCCGCCGGCTACGCCCGGGTCTGCAGCGCCTGCTCGTAGGGCTCGTCATACCGGCCGTCGCCATCGTCTTATCGATCGCCGTGCGTAGCCAGACTGCCGCGCCCTCAATCCCGCCGGTGTCGCTTTCGAGCGACCCACTCTTTTCGACAACGTCGGGCGACAAGCCCGCGCTGGCTCTGGCGCTTTCGGTCGAATTCCCTACTGCTGGCGCGCAGTATCTAAAGGGACCCAACGACGCCACCGACGACAGCTACAGCAACACCAACGAATACCTCGGCTACTACGATGCCGAGTCTTGCTATGCGTACAACGACAAGCCCACTGAAACACCTCGGGCCGGTGAGAGCCTCTCGGACTACAAGCGCTTCGACCGCACAGGCGCAGCGACTCAACGCATGTGCGAGGACGCATTCAGTGGCAACTTTCTGAATTGGGCCAGCAGTTCGGCAGTCGACATGTTGCGCCTCGCCTTGTCAGGAGGCGACCGCTCCATCGACCGTGAAGATCTGACCATTCTGCAACGGGCGTACATCAGCAATGGCGACCCGTTCTGCGCCTGGAACACAAGCACGTTCCCGGCCAAGCAGTTGCTGCGCAACGGCGGCAATGCAGGCGCGTACTGGGGTGCGGTGCCGATCGCGATGCGCACAGCAGCGGGCTCCAACGACATCTGGATTGCCAGCGCGCTGAACCAGATCTATTTTGGGACGGCGAGAAGCGGTGCTTGCGGGAGCACCGACACTCTCGCATACACGCTCGGGGCGCCGGCAAATCTATATCTACCAGCGCTGGGGCCGGTGCAGATCCGTAGCCAGGCCCTGCCCAGCGACGCGTCGGTCTGCGCGGGGGAAGGCGATATCTGCTTGGTTGCGGGTATCAGGGAGGTCTGGTACGGCGCCGACACGCGCTGGGCGGTAGCCCCAGCGACGGGCACGATCGGGTGCGGCGGCATAGGCGGCGATCCCGCTCCCGGCGTCTACAAGCACTGTTACACGCGCAGCTATTCCGGTACATGGTCGCCGCCTGCTTCGCCACCGACAACCGGGCCACCGGCGCTCAACACCGACGGTTTCTTCTACTCTCGCGTCAAGGTTTGCGATCAAGACAGCGACGGAGCGTTAGTCGACGAGCGCGGCTATCCCTTCTGTACTCGCTATCCGAACGGCAAGTACAAGCCCACCGGCACCATACAGAAGTACAGCGATTCCCTGCGCCTGGCCGCGTTTGGCTACGCATTGGACCAGACCCCGACCTGCTGCAACGGACGCTATGGCGGCGTGCTGCGCGCTCCGATGAAATATGTCGGCAGCAAGACCTTCGATGAGTATGGCCAGGAAAACACGCCTGCAGGCGGAAATCCGGCGTCCGAGTGGGATATGACCACGGGCATCTTCAAACCGAATCCCGACGGCGACACATCGCAGACTCCGGCCATCAGTGGCGTTGTCAACTACCTTAACAAGTTCGGCCGCACGGGCAAACCGGGGCGCTACAAGATCTACGACCCGATCAGCGAGCTCCACTACGAAGCGCTGCGGTACCTGCAGGGCTTGCCGCCCAGCCCCGATGCCATCAGCAATCTCACGCCGCAGATGTACGACGGCTTTCCAATCTACACCGACTGGTCCGCGCACGATCCCTATGCCAATCGGCCAGCCAACGGCAACTATGCGTGCCTGAAGAGCAATATTGTGATGCTCGGAGATATCAACAGCAACGACTCCTACCGCTATTCGCGATTCCCCGCGTTCAACGCTGCCGGAAATGTCCCGAATTTCACGGCATGGTTCAACACCGTTGCCGCCTTTGAGAACGGTACCGCACTCTCATACATCGATGGCCAGGGCCAGCCACGTACGACCAGCAATCCCAACGCGCCCAACCCAACCGCTCTCGACCGCAATAAGTTCGCCCTCGTGGGCCCAGCATATTGGGCCAACACCCATGACATACGGGGCACTGGCTGGACAGAGGCCCCCAACAAGCAACGCCCAGGATTGCGCGTGAAAACCTTCGCCTTCGACGTCAATCAATACGGCACGGGAAACGACGCCGCCAATCGCCGCAATCGGAACCAGCTATTCACGGCTGCAAAGTATGGGGGCTTCGAGTCGAACTTCTCCTCGAAAGCCGTCGACAAGCCGTACAACAACTGGGGAAACCCTTTCGTAAACGAAGATGGAGTCGCCAACAACGATGTCTGGCAAGACCCTACCCGTCCCGGCGAGCCCAATTCGTTTTTCCTGCAAAGTGATGCGCGGGGCATATTGCGCGCGTTTGACAGCATCTTCGCGATCGCGTCGACGCAGGCACGAAGTATTGCAGGCGCCGCAACTCGATCTTCCAGCCTGACGGAGGGCGTGGACAACGCAATCTTCCAAGCGGAGTTCGATACAACGAACTGGAGCGGCGACCTGCTCGCGCTCCCCCTGTCGTTGGACGCAGCCAACGCGGTGTCGATATCCGAAACCCCAAGTTGGCGCGCAGACGACCAGTTGAACAAAAGAGTCAACGCTGTTGCCGACCGCAACATCGTCGTGGGCAGACCAGGTGCAACGACCGTCCCTGCCGCTTCGTCCTTCACCTGGGACGACATTGGCACCGACCTGCAGCAGGCCCTCAACAAACCGGGTCCGTCCTCCGTGGCCGACGGCCTCGGGAAGGATCGTCTTGCCTTCATTCGAGGTGACCACTCCAAGGAAGGTACCGTGTTCCGCAACCGGCAGGGCAAACGGCTTGGCGACATCATCAATTCAGGTGTCACGTATTCGGGCAAGCCCAGCAGCACCATCAATTCGACCACCTACGCTGGGTTTGCCAGCACCAACGCAAGCCGCACGCCCGCGGTGTTCGTCGGTGCCAACGACGGCATGCTGCATGCGTTCGACGCCGACACAGGTGGCGAGCTGTTTGGGTATATCCCGAGCTGGCTCGGCCCCAAGCTCTCGTCGCTCACCAGCAAGACCTATCTCAGCAACCACCAGAGCTTTGTGGATGCCACTCCCGTCGTGGCCGAAGCGCAAGTTGGCAGTGCCAACGCGAGCACGGACTGGAAGACAGTGCTGGTCGGAGGCACCGGCGCGGGAGGGCGAGGCGTGTATGCGCTCGACGTGACCGACCCCTCAACGTTCTCGGCTGCCAACGTGATGTGGGAATTCACCCCCGCCGACGACATCGACCCCAATGACAGCAACTACAGCCTTGGCAACGTCGTCGGGCGTCCGGAGATCCTGAAGTTCCGCACCAGCGCACCCGACGCCAGCCCCACCTTCAAGTGGTTCGCCGTGGTGGCCAGCGGTGTCAACAACTATGTGCCGGACTCCGAGGGCCGATTCAGCGAGACGGGCAAGCCCGCTGTCTATCTCCTGGACTTGGCCAAGCAGCCAGGTGCAGCCTGGTCGCTGGGCACCAACTACTACAAGATCTCCTTTCCTACCGACAGCGCGCTGAGCGCTACGAAACCCACCGGCGTCGTGAACTTCAAGGCGGCCCTCGGGGCTCAACAGGAAGTCACGAAGCTGTTCGTGGGCGATCTGCATGGGAAGCTCTGGAAGCTGGATTTCCGGCCACACGGATCTTCGAACTGGAACATTGGCAAGCTGTCGGCATTTAACGCCGGCTCCGACACCAGCCCGCAGCCCTATCCGCTCTACGTGGCCAAGGACGCCAGCGGCGGTGTGCAACCTATCAGCGCTGCGCCGATGCTGGTTCGCGGCGAGGGCAAAGAGTCGATCTACGTTGCCTTCGGCACCGGCAAATACCTGGAAGCCGCGGATCGCGCCTCGACGGGCGGCAACTCGTTCTACGTGATTCACGACGACGGCACGAAAGACCCGGATGGAGGCACCAGCCCGGTAACGAGCGCGATCACGGATCGCGGCCGCCTGAAAGCCGGCACCTTCAACAGCACCACCGGCGCACTCGACGTTCTGCCCTTCGTATGGGGGCGTGCCACCAGCGACACCGACAGCACACAGCGATCCGGCTGGTATTTCGACTTTCCCGATACAGGCGAACGGCAGGTGAGCGGAATTTCACTTGCCCAAGATACCTTGATCTTCAGCAGCCTCAAACCTGACGCCAGTGCCACGACCAGCACCTGTGGTGCCGGGGGTGGCACGGGACGCGAGTACCTCATCAACGTCGACACCGGCGACGGCAATTCAACAGCCTCGACGGTGGGTCTTTTGGGCGAAAGCATCGCCATGACGATCGAATCGGCCACGACGTCGACGACCACCGACAGCACCGGTCGCCGCCGCCGTGTCATCAAGACGCAGACCCTGACCCAAGGTTCGCTGGGCGTGAAAGCCCAGAGCGCCGTCACGTCGGAGCAGATTGCAGGCCGCCTGAGCTGGCGCCAGGTCTACAACTATCAAGATCTGAAGGCGGCTCCATGA
- a CDS encoding type IV pilin protein codes for MKCRQEGFTLIELMIVVAVVAVLAAIAYPSYQSAVLKGKRAQGRTAILELLQQQERYMTQNNTYLAFTNSSGVTNPASVPFKTFSGDNSTGTAYQLSAGKCDTLELTECVMITATPTLTDTEADSLWAMSTGARNCSGTAKTTPPAAPPKVCWP; via the coding sequence ATGAAATGCCGGCAAGAAGGGTTTACCTTGATCGAGCTGATGATCGTCGTCGCTGTCGTCGCTGTCCTGGCGGCGATCGCCTACCCGTCCTACCAGTCGGCGGTTCTCAAAGGCAAGCGTGCCCAGGGTCGGACAGCCATCCTGGAATTACTGCAGCAGCAGGAACGCTACATGACCCAGAACAACACCTACCTGGCGTTTACCAATTCCAGCGGGGTGACCAATCCCGCAAGCGTTCCATTCAAGACCTTCTCTGGTGACAATTCGACCGGTACGGCTTATCAGCTCTCTGCGGGCAAGTGCGACACCCTTGAGCTGACCGAATGCGTCATGATCACCGCGACTCCGACGCTCACGGACACCGAAGCCGACTCGCTCTGGGCGATGAGTACGGGGGCCCGGAACTGCTCTGGCACCGCCAAAACCACGCCGCCGGCAGCGCCGCCCAAGGTGTGCTGGCCATGA
- a CDS encoding GspH/FimT family pseudopilin: protein MKSRLSRVACKGFTLIELMVTLAVAAILMVIAAPGFLSFQRNSELTSAVNGLVASIAAARGEAMKSGRYAMVVPSDATHWSSGWVVFVDRDADNGFTESADSAVLRQPALPSYFSVEANGNAKEGQTDPPYIRFDPSGYPKTKGGGFGPLTISITRNDLGTSAALDQTRRVIISPSGRVRSCRPSSATDAKCSPPPANPDADD from the coding sequence ATGAAATCCCGCCTCAGCCGTGTGGCATGTAAGGGTTTCACGCTCATTGAATTGATGGTGACCCTTGCTGTCGCAGCGATTTTGATGGTCATCGCAGCGCCCGGATTCCTGTCTTTTCAGCGCAACTCCGAACTCACCTCCGCCGTCAACGGCTTGGTCGCAAGCATTGCGGCAGCGCGGGGCGAGGCCATGAAGAGCGGAAGGTACGCCATGGTGGTGCCATCGGACGCAACCCACTGGAGCAGCGGATGGGTCGTATTTGTCGACAGGGATGCGGATAACGGATTCACGGAGAGCGCCGACAGCGCGGTGTTGCGGCAGCCCGCATTGCCGAGCTACTTCAGCGTGGAAGCAAACGGCAACGCAAAGGAAGGCCAGACCGATCCGCCCTACATCCGATTCGATCCTTCGGGCTACCCGAAGACCAAGGGGGGTGGCTTTGGCCCCCTGACCATCAGTATTACCCGCAATGACCTGGGCACATCGGCAGCCTTGGACCAGACCCGGCGCGTTATCATCTCCCCCTCTGGTCGAGTACGCTCCTGCCGGCCGTCCAGCGCCACGGATGCCAAGTGCTCTCCCCCACCCGCCAATCCCGACGCCGACGACTGA
- the ribD gene encoding bifunctional diaminohydroxyphosphoribosylaminopyrimidine deaminase/5-amino-6-(5-phosphoribosylamino)uracil reductase RibD, translating to MRMALELGAAAKTVSDPNPRVGCIILSPNGHVVGQGHTQSAGGPHAEIMALRNAAAKGHSVAGATAYVTLEPCSHHGRTGPCCDALVAAGIRKVVASLTDPNPLVAGQGFARLRAAGVEVEVGPGAEEARELNIGFFSRMIRKTPWVRLKVAASLDGKTALADGTSQWITSEAARTDGHAWRARAGALLTGVGTVLEDDPRLDVRLVEAPRQPPLVVVDSQLQTPPSARIFEPTRPVWIYAAAPDAAAQVALEARGATIRYLPNSRGKVDLAALLRDLAVREVNELHVEAGHKLNGSLLREGLVDELLFYLAPKLIGDGLGIANQLHAAGALTRLDQAIALEFKSVEPLGPDLRIVARIAGRDRF from the coding sequence ATGCGGATGGCCTTGGAACTCGGCGCCGCTGCCAAGACCGTGTCGGACCCCAATCCCCGCGTTGGCTGCATCATCCTCTCGCCCAATGGGCATGTCGTTGGGCAAGGCCACACCCAGTCCGCTGGCGGCCCGCATGCCGAGATAATGGCCCTGCGCAATGCTGCAGCCAAGGGTCATTCAGTAGCCGGTGCCACCGCTTACGTCACGCTCGAACCCTGCTCTCATCATGGCCGAACAGGCCCCTGCTGCGATGCATTGGTCGCGGCAGGCATTCGCAAGGTCGTCGCCTCGCTGACCGATCCGAATCCGCTGGTTGCAGGCCAGGGCTTCGCGCGTCTGCGCGCAGCCGGAGTTGAAGTCGAAGTCGGCCCCGGCGCCGAGGAGGCACGCGAACTCAACATCGGTTTCTTCAGCCGCATGATCCGCAAGACCCCGTGGGTGCGGCTCAAGGTCGCCGCCTCGCTCGATGGCAAGACCGCCCTGGCGGACGGAACCAGCCAATGGATCACTTCCGAAGCAGCCCGCACCGATGGCCATGCCTGGCGCGCGCGCGCCGGCGCGCTACTCACTGGTGTCGGCACCGTGCTCGAGGACGATCCGCGGCTCGACGTGCGCCTGGTCGAGGCGCCACGCCAGCCGCCGCTGGTGGTGGTCGACAGCCAATTGCAGACGCCGCCCAGCGCGCGCATCTTCGAGCCCACCCGACCGGTCTGGATCTACGCCGCGGCCCCGGATGCGGCCGCGCAAGTCGCACTCGAAGCACGGGGCGCCACGATTCGCTATCTTCCCAATTCCCGCGGCAAAGTGGACCTCGCCGCCTTGCTGCGCGATCTCGCCGTGCGCGAGGTCAACGAGCTTCATGTCGAGGCCGGCCACAAGCTCAATGGCTCTCTGTTACGTGAGGGGCTGGTCGACGAACTGCTGTTCTACCTCGCCCCCAAGCTCATCGGCGATGGACTGGGCATCGCAAACCAGCTTCATGCCGCCGGTGCCCTGACCCGGCTGGACCAGGCCATCGCCCTCGAATTCAAGTCCGTCGAGCCCCTCGGCCCCGACCTCCGGATCGTCGCCCGCATCGCCGGTCGCGACCGCTTCTAG